From one Lycium ferocissimum isolate CSIRO_LF1 chromosome 5, AGI_CSIRO_Lferr_CH_V1, whole genome shotgun sequence genomic stretch:
- the LOC132056776 gene encoding uncharacterized protein LOC132056776, with protein sequence MNCIQVKHAIRNWWEAKCHYKLKMIYKAVPAFIVSQIWKWRNNKLHDGNMNLNRVIYEINMNIYMLCKVQFPGLNIPSRWHQITPFFEGYKPTISCRVIKWMRPASGVYKCNTDGAANGNPGPSSVAFCIRNENGDLVYAAAKTLVDSSNIVAEAEAIRMGLMYCVDKQLFPLTIETDSMTIKMIINAEWKIPWSISMLVDDIKRYSSVS encoded by the exons ATGAATTGTATTCAGGTGAAACATGCTATTAGAAATTGGTGGGAAGCAAAATGCCATTACAAATTGAAGATGATATACAAAGCAGTTCCTGCTTTCATTGTATCGCAAATATGgaagtggagaaacaataaGCTACATGATGGTAATATGAATCTGAATAGAgtgatatatgaaataaatatgAACATTTACATGTTATGTAAAGTTCAGTTTCCTGGGCTGAATATTCCATCTAGATGGCATCAGATTACTCCGTTTTTTGAAGGGTATAAGCCAACTATTAGCTGCAGAGTTATTAAATGGATGAGACCTGCGTCTGGAGTCTACAAGTGTAATACTGATGGAGCTGCTAATGGAAATCCAGGACCAAGTTCTGTTGCATTTTGCATTAGAAATGAAAATGGTGATTTGGTGTATGCAGCTGCTAAAACTCTAGTTGATAGCTCAAATATAGTTGCTGAGGCTGAGGCTATTAGAATGGGATTGATGTATTGTGTGGATAAGCAACTCTTTCCATTGACTATAGAGACTGATTCCATGACCATAAAGATGATTATCAATGCTGAATGGAAGATCCCTTGGAGCATTTCAATGTTGGTGGATGATATCAAAAG GTACAGTTCAGTTTCATAA